A part of Populus alba chromosome 8, ASM523922v2, whole genome shotgun sequence genomic DNA contains:
- the LOC118039993 gene encoding putative U-box domain-containing protein 42 codes for MSPSKNSTSSASIAKHLVTLISEIIESITWVEIEKENLAEIGCYLYRICPVIMELQKTEYTTNNATEILQSLSKSITEAKDLVNKCQRGTISNSESELKGNMSHLERVIKEMGACLTLIPSSTFQGQEYAEVSVQALSNEMLSAHFEVGQSQGLQTEELDPHKYFSEEARNEESATIESDLYPASVEESTDNSRELNAPDFVEFLKPTSLCRPRKHISSSSSSTSLARMTDHMEPLYQTFYCPLTKQIMDDPVTLQSGVTYDRKAITEWLEESDNSQGIFCPTTGQKLLSRVLKTNVALKTTIEEWKERNEVARINISRSALFVSASPSMVLEAIRDLQDICKSKQYNKIQVHNAEILPLLCKLLKYKDRDVRYAALELLRELTKEDDDSKIMISEMVDMSTVIKMVTSGHQPIRHAALLLLLELSRSEALQEEIGSVPGGILMLIRIKYNQPDDAFSSEKADEILKNLESSPENIKKMAENGLLEPLLKHLTEGSEEMQTEMAEYLGEIALGNDRETYVAKRASPPLIKMVHGGNTLTRTAAFKALAKIASCHANAKILAKSGIIQIMVEEMFTRRIYGEPINSKGEAAAILASILEAGLDLENLQVNSHGHRLASDYVLYNFIEMIKHSTPDDLNINLIRILLCLAKSPRSMSTIVSMVKESEASYTLVELLNNPHEELGIAAIKLLIVLIPYMGHIIVERLCKTAGQPENLILDRNETTRITQKQAVSSTFLAKLPHQSLTLNLALLRKNTVPAILQQINQIQGTCIRTGRYVIPYLEGLVSILVRFTTTLYEPQMLFLARDYNFTSVFTELLMKTSSDEVQRLSAIGLENLSLESINLSKPPQIKKTKFLKLLYPPKFLSSISSKERKLPLCPVHRGACSSQNTFCLVDAKAVERLLACLDHENVEVVEAALSALCTLLDDEVDVEMSVGMLCELNTIQNVLNAMKEHKGEGLWKKSFWLIDRFLVKGGSRCASDISQDRLLPATLVNAFHHGDIDTRQMAERILRHLNKMPN; via the exons ATGTCG CCCAGCAAAAATTCGACTTCCTCTGCTAGTATTGCCAAACACTTGGTGACATTAATTTCAGAGATCATTGAGTCGATTACATGGGtggaaatagaaaaggaaaacttgGCTGAAATTGGATGTTACCTTTACCGAATTTGCCCAGTCATAATGGAGTTGCAGAAAACTGAGTACACCACGAATAATGCAACGGAAATCCTTCAATCCCTATCCAAAAGCATCACCGAGGCCAAGGATCTTGTAAACAAATGCCAAAGAGGCACCATCTCAAATTCTGAATCTGAACTGAAAGGCAACATGTCACATCTGGAAAGGGTGATAAAAGAGATGGGCGCATGCTTGACCTTGATACCTTCATCAACATTTCAAGGCCAAGAATACGCAGAAGTTTCAGTTCAAGCTCTTTCAAATGAAATGTTGAGTGCTCACTTTGAAGTTGGCCAAAGCCAAGGATTGCAGACCGAAGAGCTGGATCCACACAAGTATTTCTCAGAGGAGGCACGAAACGAAGAATCTGCAACAATAGAATCAGATCTCTACCCTGCCAGTGTTGAAGAGTCCACAGATAATTCTCGGGAACTAAACGCTCCAGACTTTGTAGAATTCCTGAAACCCACAAGTCTCTGCAGGCCAAGGAAACACATCAGCAGTAGCAGCTCATCAACATCATTGGCAAGGATGACTGATCATATGGAGCCTTTGTATCAAACTTTCTACTGTCCATTAACGAAGCAGATCATGGATGATCCAGTGACCTTACAAAGTGGAGTGACATATGATAGGAAAGCAATTACCGAGTGGTTGGAAGAGTCCGATAACTCGCAGGGAATTTTCTGCCCAACCACAGGGCAGAAGTTGCTGAGCAGAGTTCTAAAAACAAATGTAGCTCTCAAGACCACAATAGAGGAATGGAAAGAAAGAAACGAGGTAGCAAGGATAAATATTTCACGTTCAGCTTTATTTGTGTCTGCTTCACCGAGTATGGTGCTTGAAGCAATAAGGGATTTGCAAGACATCTGCAAAAGTAAACAGTATAATAAGATACAAGTTCACAATGCTGAAATACTTCCATTGCTTTGTAAGCTTCTGAAGTACAAAGATAGGGATGTTAGATATGCAGCCCTGGAGTTATTACGAGAGTTGACAAAAGAGGATGATGATTCCAAG ATAATGATTTCTGAAATGGTGGACATGTCAACAGTAATCAAGATGGTTACAAGTGGTCACCAGCCCATAAGGCATGCagcattactactactacttgaGCTATCAAGGTCCGAAGCATTGCAGGAGGAAATTGGGTCAGTTCCTGGAGGAATTCTGATGCTGATCAGAATAAAATACAATCAGCCTGATGATGCCTTCTCTTCAGAAAAAGCAGATGAAATCTTAAAGAATCTAGAGAGTTCACCCGAAAATATCAAGAAGATGGCAGAAAATGGACTCTTGGAACCCCTTCTAAAGCATCTCACTGAAG gTTCCGAGGAAATGCAGACAGAAATGGCAGAATACCTTGGGGAAATTGCACTTGGAAATGACAGAGAAACTTATGTGGCTAAGAGGGCTTCTCCACCTCTTATCAAAATGGTGCATGGTGGAAACACTCTGACCAGAACAGCAGCATTCAAAGCTCTAGCAAAAATCGCATCCTGCCATGCTAATGCCAAAATACTTGCAAAATCTGGAATCATTCAAATTATGGTTGAAGAGATGTTCACTCGAAGAATCTACGGTGAACCAATAAACTCAAAAGGTGAAGCCGCTGCAATACTAGCAAGTATACTTGAGGCTGGGCTTGACCTTGAGAATCTCCAAGTAAATTCTCACGGCCACAGATTAGCTTCAGACTATGTTCTGTATAACTTCATTGAGATGATCAAGCATTCAACTCCTGATGACCTCAACATCAATCTCATTAGAATTCTTTTGTGCCTGGCGAAGTCTCCCAGATCAATGAGCACCATTGTCTCCATGGTCAAAGAGAGTGAAGCAAGCTACACCCTGGTTGAACTCCTCAATAACCCCCATGAAGAACTTGGGATCGCAGCAATCAAGCTACTCATCGTGCTCATACCTTACATGGGACACATTATAGTAGAGAGACTATGCAAAACTGCGGGTCAACCCGAGAACTTAATCCTTGACAGAAATGAAACAACCCGAATCACACAGAAGCAGGCAGTTTCATCAACATTTCTTGCTAAACTCCCCCACCAGAGCCTGACACTAAATCTCGCTCTTCTCAGAAAGAATACAGTCCCTGCAATCTTACAACAAATCAATCAAATCCAAGGAACCTGTATAAGAACAGGCAGGTATGTAATTCCTTACTTAGAAGGACTAGTAAGCATTCTGGTAAGATTCACGACCACACTTTACGAACCTCAAATGCTGTTTCTAGCAAGAGACTACAACTTCACCTCAGTATTCACAGAACTGCTCATGAAAACATCAAGTGATGAAGTTCAGAGGTTATCAGCAATTGGATTGGAGAATCTCTCGTTGGAATccataaatttatcaaaaccaccacaaataaagaaaaccaaGTTCTTGAAACTCCTCTACCCACCGAAATTCCTGTCTTCTATTTCATCAAAAGAGAGAAAACTACCTTTGTGCCCGGTCCATAGAGGGGCTTGTTCCTCGCAAAACACATTCTGTTTAGTTGACGCAAAAGCAGTGGAGAGATTGCTGGCATGTTTGGACCATGAAAATGTTGAGGTTGTTGAAGCTGCTTTGTCAGCACTATGTACTTTATTAGATGACGAAGTTGATGTTGAGATGAGTGTTGGCATGTTGTGTGAATTGAATACCATCCAAAATGTTCTGAATGCTATGAAAGAACACAAGGGAGAAGGTTTGTGGAAAAAATCCTTCTGGTTAATTGATAGATTCTTGGTAAAAGGAGGGAGTAGGTGTGCTTCAGATATATCACAGGACAGGTTGTTACCTGCCACTCTAGTCAATGCTTTTCACCATGGGGATATTGATACAAGGCAGATGGCTGAGCGGATCTTGAGGCATTTGAATAAGATGCCTAATTAA
- the LOC118039991 gene encoding transcription factor bHLH49 isoform X1 — MDMSDRDKFELEESNDNPINYRSPGGMSLDRRFNSTSIPNSSLSLVPTDNQMSVCRGDLAGAASCSSASVIDSFGPAMWEHPTNSQNLVFGDINVQNIASSSNTAGIGKGVPASLRNGIDRTLEMGWNPPNPMLKGGNFLPNASGMLPQSLSQFPAASAFIERAARFSSFNGGNFSDMGNSFGVPESMGLFSRGGGMMQGPGEVFMGSGMKSVSGGRAPKNVMNAVEASKDVSMSVNHMATEGSPLKNETKSESLARSRDEAKQGMGGSGNDSDEAEFSGGGGGQDEPSMLEGNCRELSAKSLGSNKRKRNGQDAELDQARGTPQSAEPAKGSPETQQKGDQKPTSITSKDAGKQGKQGSLGSDQPKEDYIHVRARRGQATNSHSLAERVRREKISERMKFLQDLVPGCSKVTGKAVMLDEIINYVQSLQRQVEFLSMKLATVNPRLDLNIEGLLAKDVFDPKILQLHAVPPSSLAFSLEMPMAYPPSHPSQPGLVPTAFPGMDNHSDIIRRTINSQLTPMTAGFKEPAQQLPNVWDDELRNVVQMSYGPSAPHDSQDVNKPPPPGHLKVEL; from the exons ATGGATATGAGTGACAGGGATAAATTTGAGTTAGAGGAGAGCAATGATAATCCTATCAACTACCGTTCACCTGGTGGTATGTCCTTAGACCGGCGATTTAACAGTACAAGTATCCCAAATTCATCTCTGAGTTTGGTCCCCACTGATAATCAGATGTCAGTTTGTAGAGGAGATCTAGCAGGTGCTGCTTCTTGCTCTTCTGCTTCTGTGATAGATTCATTTGGGCCAGCCATGTGGGAACATCCCACCAATTCACAGAACTTGGTTTTTGGTGATATTAATGTTCAAAATATTGCAAGCAGTTCAAACACGGCAGGGATTGGAAAAGGAGTCCCTGCTTCATTGAGAAATGGTATTGATAGAACACTAGAAATGGGGTGGAATCCACCTAATCCAATGCTGAAAGGTGGAAATTTCTTGCCAAATGCCTCTGGGATGCTCCCGCAAAGCTTATCACAGTTTCCTGCTGCTTCTGCATTCATTGAGCGCGCTGCCAGGTTTTCGTCCTTCAATGGTGGGAATTTTAGTGATATGGGGAACTCTTTTGGAGTTCCTGAGTCCATGGGTCTTTTCTCGAGGGGCGGGGGGATGATGCAGGGACCAGGAGAGGTGTTCATGGGCAGTGGGATGAAATCAGTGTCTGGGGGTCGAGCTCCTAAGAATGTTATGAATGCCGTTGAAGCTTCCAAAGATGTGTCTATGTCTGTTAACCATATGGCTACGGAAGGGAGCCCTCTCAAGAACGAGACAAAAAGTGAGAGCCTCGCGCGATCTCGTGATGAAGCAAAACAAGGTATGGGTGGGTCTGGTAATGACTCTGATGAAGCTGAATtcagtggtggtggtggtggtcaaGATGAACCGTCAATGTTGGAGGGAAACTGCAGGGAACTTTCAGCTAAGAGCCTTGgctcaaacaaaagaaagaggaaCGGACAG GATGCTGAACTTGATCAGGCCAGGGGAACCCCTCAATCTGCTGAACCTGCAAAGGGTAGCCCTGAAACTCAACAGAAAGGAGACCAAAAACCAACTTCAATTACCAGCAAGGATGCTGGTAAACAAGGTAAGCAGGGGTCTCTTGGTTCAGATCAACCAAAAGAAGATTATATTCATGTCAGAGCTCGAAGAGGCCAGGCAACAAACAGCCATAGTCTTGCAGAAAGA GTAAGAAGGGAAAAGATCAGTGAAAGGATGAAATTTCTACAGGACCTTGTACCTGGTTGCAGCAAG GTCACAGGGAAGGCAGTGATGCTAGATGAAATCATTAACTATGTGCAATCACTGCAGCGGCAGGTTGAG TTTCTATCAATGAAACTTGCAACAGTGAATCCGAGGCTGGATTTGAACATAGAAGGACTCCTTGCGAAAGACGTGTTTGATCCCAAG ATCCTTCAGTTGCATGCTGTTCCTCCATCCTCTCTGGCATTTTCCTTGGAGATGCCTATGGCTTATCCCCCATCACATCCATCTCAACCAGGACTTGTTCCCACAGCTTTTCCTGGAATGGACAATCACTCTGACATAATACGAAGAACCATTAATTCCCAATTGACACCCATGACTGCAGGATTCAAGGAACCTGCTCAG CAGCTACCCAATGTATGGGATGATGAGCTCCGCAATGTTGTCCAGATGAGCTACGGACCCAGTGCTCCCCACGACAGCCAGGATGTAAATA AGCCACCGCCACCAGGCCATTTGAAAGTTGAGCTTTAA
- the LOC118039991 gene encoding transcription factor bHLH49 isoform X2 → MDMSDRDKFELEESNDNPINYRSPGGMSLDRRFNSTSIPNSSLSLVPTDNQMSVCRGDLAGAASCSSASVIDSFGPAMWEHPTNSQNLVFGDINVQNIASSSNTAGIGKGVPASLRNGIDRTLEMGWNPPNPMLKGGNFLPNASGMLPQSLSQFPAASAFIERAARFSSFNGGNFSDMGNSFGVPESMGLFSRGGGMMQGPGEVFMGSGMKSVSGGRAPKNVMNAVEASKDVSMSVNHMATEGSPLKNETKSESLARSRDEAKQGMGGSGNDSDEAEFSGGGGGQDEPSMLEGNCRELSAKSLGSNKRKRNGQDAELDQARGTPQSAEPAKGSPETQQKGDQKPTSITSKDAGKQGKQGSLGSDQPKEDYIHVRARRGQATNSHSLAERVRREKISERMKFLQDLVPGCSKVTGKAVMLDEIINYVQSLQRQVEFLSMKLATVNPRLDLNIEGLLAKDVFDPKILQLHAVPPSSLAFSLEMPMAYPPSHPSQPGLVPTAFPGMDNHSDIIRRTINSQLTPMTAGFKEPAQLPNVWDDELRNVVQMSYGPSAPHDSQDVNKPPPPGHLKVEL, encoded by the exons ATGGATATGAGTGACAGGGATAAATTTGAGTTAGAGGAGAGCAATGATAATCCTATCAACTACCGTTCACCTGGTGGTATGTCCTTAGACCGGCGATTTAACAGTACAAGTATCCCAAATTCATCTCTGAGTTTGGTCCCCACTGATAATCAGATGTCAGTTTGTAGAGGAGATCTAGCAGGTGCTGCTTCTTGCTCTTCTGCTTCTGTGATAGATTCATTTGGGCCAGCCATGTGGGAACATCCCACCAATTCACAGAACTTGGTTTTTGGTGATATTAATGTTCAAAATATTGCAAGCAGTTCAAACACGGCAGGGATTGGAAAAGGAGTCCCTGCTTCATTGAGAAATGGTATTGATAGAACACTAGAAATGGGGTGGAATCCACCTAATCCAATGCTGAAAGGTGGAAATTTCTTGCCAAATGCCTCTGGGATGCTCCCGCAAAGCTTATCACAGTTTCCTGCTGCTTCTGCATTCATTGAGCGCGCTGCCAGGTTTTCGTCCTTCAATGGTGGGAATTTTAGTGATATGGGGAACTCTTTTGGAGTTCCTGAGTCCATGGGTCTTTTCTCGAGGGGCGGGGGGATGATGCAGGGACCAGGAGAGGTGTTCATGGGCAGTGGGATGAAATCAGTGTCTGGGGGTCGAGCTCCTAAGAATGTTATGAATGCCGTTGAAGCTTCCAAAGATGTGTCTATGTCTGTTAACCATATGGCTACGGAAGGGAGCCCTCTCAAGAACGAGACAAAAAGTGAGAGCCTCGCGCGATCTCGTGATGAAGCAAAACAAGGTATGGGTGGGTCTGGTAATGACTCTGATGAAGCTGAATtcagtggtggtggtggtggtcaaGATGAACCGTCAATGTTGGAGGGAAACTGCAGGGAACTTTCAGCTAAGAGCCTTGgctcaaacaaaagaaagaggaaCGGACAG GATGCTGAACTTGATCAGGCCAGGGGAACCCCTCAATCTGCTGAACCTGCAAAGGGTAGCCCTGAAACTCAACAGAAAGGAGACCAAAAACCAACTTCAATTACCAGCAAGGATGCTGGTAAACAAGGTAAGCAGGGGTCTCTTGGTTCAGATCAACCAAAAGAAGATTATATTCATGTCAGAGCTCGAAGAGGCCAGGCAACAAACAGCCATAGTCTTGCAGAAAGA GTAAGAAGGGAAAAGATCAGTGAAAGGATGAAATTTCTACAGGACCTTGTACCTGGTTGCAGCAAG GTCACAGGGAAGGCAGTGATGCTAGATGAAATCATTAACTATGTGCAATCACTGCAGCGGCAGGTTGAG TTTCTATCAATGAAACTTGCAACAGTGAATCCGAGGCTGGATTTGAACATAGAAGGACTCCTTGCGAAAGACGTGTTTGATCCCAAG ATCCTTCAGTTGCATGCTGTTCCTCCATCCTCTCTGGCATTTTCCTTGGAGATGCCTATGGCTTATCCCCCATCACATCCATCTCAACCAGGACTTGTTCCCACAGCTTTTCCTGGAATGGACAATCACTCTGACATAATACGAAGAACCATTAATTCCCAATTGACACCCATGACTGCAGGATTCAAGGAACCTGCTCAG CTACCCAATGTATGGGATGATGAGCTCCGCAATGTTGTCCAGATGAGCTACGGACCCAGTGCTCCCCACGACAGCCAGGATGTAAATA AGCCACCGCCACCAGGCCATTTGAAAGTTGAGCTTTAA
- the LOC118039991 gene encoding transcription factor bHLH49 isoform X4, whose product MDMSDRDKFELEESNDNPINYRSPGGMSLDRRFNSTSIPNSSLSLVPTDNQMSVCRGDLAGAASCSSASVIDSFGPAMWEHPTNSQNLVFGDINVQNIASSSNTAGIGKGVPASLRNGIDRTLEMGWNPPNPMLKGGNFLPNASGMLPQSLSQFPAASAFIERAARFSSFNGGNFSDMGNSFGVPESMGLFSRGGGMMQGPGEVFMGSGMKSVSGGRAPKNVMNAVEASKDVSMSVNHMATEGSPLKNETKSESLARSRDEAKQGMGGSGNDSDEAEFSGGGGGQDEPSMLEGNCRELSAKSLGSNKRKRNGQDAELDQARGTPQSAEPAKGSPETQQKGDQKPTSITSKDAGKQGKQGSLGSDQPKEDYIHVRARRGQATNSHSLAERVRREKISERMKFLQDLVPGCSKVTGKAVMLDEIINYVQSLQRQVEFLSMKLATVNPRLDLNIEGLLAKDVFDPKILQLHAVPPSSLAFSLEMPMAYPPSHPSQPGLVPTAFPGMDNHSDIIRRTINSQLTPMTAGFKEPAQLPNVWDDELRNVVQMSYGPSAPHDSQDSHRHQAI is encoded by the exons ATGGATATGAGTGACAGGGATAAATTTGAGTTAGAGGAGAGCAATGATAATCCTATCAACTACCGTTCACCTGGTGGTATGTCCTTAGACCGGCGATTTAACAGTACAAGTATCCCAAATTCATCTCTGAGTTTGGTCCCCACTGATAATCAGATGTCAGTTTGTAGAGGAGATCTAGCAGGTGCTGCTTCTTGCTCTTCTGCTTCTGTGATAGATTCATTTGGGCCAGCCATGTGGGAACATCCCACCAATTCACAGAACTTGGTTTTTGGTGATATTAATGTTCAAAATATTGCAAGCAGTTCAAACACGGCAGGGATTGGAAAAGGAGTCCCTGCTTCATTGAGAAATGGTATTGATAGAACACTAGAAATGGGGTGGAATCCACCTAATCCAATGCTGAAAGGTGGAAATTTCTTGCCAAATGCCTCTGGGATGCTCCCGCAAAGCTTATCACAGTTTCCTGCTGCTTCTGCATTCATTGAGCGCGCTGCCAGGTTTTCGTCCTTCAATGGTGGGAATTTTAGTGATATGGGGAACTCTTTTGGAGTTCCTGAGTCCATGGGTCTTTTCTCGAGGGGCGGGGGGATGATGCAGGGACCAGGAGAGGTGTTCATGGGCAGTGGGATGAAATCAGTGTCTGGGGGTCGAGCTCCTAAGAATGTTATGAATGCCGTTGAAGCTTCCAAAGATGTGTCTATGTCTGTTAACCATATGGCTACGGAAGGGAGCCCTCTCAAGAACGAGACAAAAAGTGAGAGCCTCGCGCGATCTCGTGATGAAGCAAAACAAGGTATGGGTGGGTCTGGTAATGACTCTGATGAAGCTGAATtcagtggtggtggtggtggtcaaGATGAACCGTCAATGTTGGAGGGAAACTGCAGGGAACTTTCAGCTAAGAGCCTTGgctcaaacaaaagaaagaggaaCGGACAG GATGCTGAACTTGATCAGGCCAGGGGAACCCCTCAATCTGCTGAACCTGCAAAGGGTAGCCCTGAAACTCAACAGAAAGGAGACCAAAAACCAACTTCAATTACCAGCAAGGATGCTGGTAAACAAGGTAAGCAGGGGTCTCTTGGTTCAGATCAACCAAAAGAAGATTATATTCATGTCAGAGCTCGAAGAGGCCAGGCAACAAACAGCCATAGTCTTGCAGAAAGA GTAAGAAGGGAAAAGATCAGTGAAAGGATGAAATTTCTACAGGACCTTGTACCTGGTTGCAGCAAG GTCACAGGGAAGGCAGTGATGCTAGATGAAATCATTAACTATGTGCAATCACTGCAGCGGCAGGTTGAG TTTCTATCAATGAAACTTGCAACAGTGAATCCGAGGCTGGATTTGAACATAGAAGGACTCCTTGCGAAAGACGTGTTTGATCCCAAG ATCCTTCAGTTGCATGCTGTTCCTCCATCCTCTCTGGCATTTTCCTTGGAGATGCCTATGGCTTATCCCCCATCACATCCATCTCAACCAGGACTTGTTCCCACAGCTTTTCCTGGAATGGACAATCACTCTGACATAATACGAAGAACCATTAATTCCCAATTGACACCCATGACTGCAGGATTCAAGGAACCTGCTCAG CTACCCAATGTATGGGATGATGAGCTCCGCAATGTTGTCCAGATGAGCTACGGACCCAGTGCTCCCCACGACAGCCAGGAT AGCCACCGCCACCAGGCCATTTGA
- the LOC118039991 gene encoding transcription factor bHLH49 isoform X3, with amino-acid sequence MDMSDRDKFELEESNDNPINYRSPGGMSLDRRFNSTSIPNSSLSLVPTDNQMSVCRGDLAGAASCSSASVIDSFGPAMWEHPTNSQNLVFGDINVQNIASSSNTAGIGKGVPASLRNGIDRTLEMGWNPPNPMLKGGNFLPNASGMLPQSLSQFPAASAFIERAARFSSFNGGNFSDMGNSFGVPESMGLFSRGGGMMQGPGEVFMGSGMKSVSGGRAPKNVMNAVEASKDVSMSVNHMATEGSPLKNETKSESLARSRDEAKQGMGGSGNDSDEAEFSGGGGGQDEPSMLEGNCRELSAKSLGSNKRKRNGQDAELDQARGTPQSAEPAKGSPETQQKGDQKPTSITSKDAGKQGKQGSLGSDQPKEDYIHVRARRGQATNSHSLAERVRREKISERMKFLQDLVPGCSKVTGKAVMLDEIINYVQSLQRQVEFLSMKLATVNPRLDLNIEGLLAKDVFDPKILQLHAVPPSSLAFSLEMPMAYPPSHPSQPGLVPTAFPGMDNHSDIIRRTINSQLTPMTAGFKEPAQQLPNVWDDELRNVVQMSYGPSAPHDSQDSHRHQAI; translated from the exons ATGGATATGAGTGACAGGGATAAATTTGAGTTAGAGGAGAGCAATGATAATCCTATCAACTACCGTTCACCTGGTGGTATGTCCTTAGACCGGCGATTTAACAGTACAAGTATCCCAAATTCATCTCTGAGTTTGGTCCCCACTGATAATCAGATGTCAGTTTGTAGAGGAGATCTAGCAGGTGCTGCTTCTTGCTCTTCTGCTTCTGTGATAGATTCATTTGGGCCAGCCATGTGGGAACATCCCACCAATTCACAGAACTTGGTTTTTGGTGATATTAATGTTCAAAATATTGCAAGCAGTTCAAACACGGCAGGGATTGGAAAAGGAGTCCCTGCTTCATTGAGAAATGGTATTGATAGAACACTAGAAATGGGGTGGAATCCACCTAATCCAATGCTGAAAGGTGGAAATTTCTTGCCAAATGCCTCTGGGATGCTCCCGCAAAGCTTATCACAGTTTCCTGCTGCTTCTGCATTCATTGAGCGCGCTGCCAGGTTTTCGTCCTTCAATGGTGGGAATTTTAGTGATATGGGGAACTCTTTTGGAGTTCCTGAGTCCATGGGTCTTTTCTCGAGGGGCGGGGGGATGATGCAGGGACCAGGAGAGGTGTTCATGGGCAGTGGGATGAAATCAGTGTCTGGGGGTCGAGCTCCTAAGAATGTTATGAATGCCGTTGAAGCTTCCAAAGATGTGTCTATGTCTGTTAACCATATGGCTACGGAAGGGAGCCCTCTCAAGAACGAGACAAAAAGTGAGAGCCTCGCGCGATCTCGTGATGAAGCAAAACAAGGTATGGGTGGGTCTGGTAATGACTCTGATGAAGCTGAATtcagtggtggtggtggtggtcaaGATGAACCGTCAATGTTGGAGGGAAACTGCAGGGAACTTTCAGCTAAGAGCCTTGgctcaaacaaaagaaagaggaaCGGACAG GATGCTGAACTTGATCAGGCCAGGGGAACCCCTCAATCTGCTGAACCTGCAAAGGGTAGCCCTGAAACTCAACAGAAAGGAGACCAAAAACCAACTTCAATTACCAGCAAGGATGCTGGTAAACAAGGTAAGCAGGGGTCTCTTGGTTCAGATCAACCAAAAGAAGATTATATTCATGTCAGAGCTCGAAGAGGCCAGGCAACAAACAGCCATAGTCTTGCAGAAAGA GTAAGAAGGGAAAAGATCAGTGAAAGGATGAAATTTCTACAGGACCTTGTACCTGGTTGCAGCAAG GTCACAGGGAAGGCAGTGATGCTAGATGAAATCATTAACTATGTGCAATCACTGCAGCGGCAGGTTGAG TTTCTATCAATGAAACTTGCAACAGTGAATCCGAGGCTGGATTTGAACATAGAAGGACTCCTTGCGAAAGACGTGTTTGATCCCAAG ATCCTTCAGTTGCATGCTGTTCCTCCATCCTCTCTGGCATTTTCCTTGGAGATGCCTATGGCTTATCCCCCATCACATCCATCTCAACCAGGACTTGTTCCCACAGCTTTTCCTGGAATGGACAATCACTCTGACATAATACGAAGAACCATTAATTCCCAATTGACACCCATGACTGCAGGATTCAAGGAACCTGCTCAG CAGCTACCCAATGTATGGGATGATGAGCTCCGCAATGTTGTCCAGATGAGCTACGGACCCAGTGCTCCCCACGACAGCCAGGAT AGCCACCGCCACCAGGCCATTTGA